The sequence AATTTCACCTGTGTCAGGGATATTGGTTTTGGTTCTGCCTTTTGAATCGCGTCTCATCTTTTAACGGTTAGGTAGTTATTTGATGATGGCAGGCCCACAGTCATGTTATATAGGAATGGTGTGCTTGATAGCAGAGTATTCCTTTAAAGCAACCAAAACATCAACTGTTATTGGGATGGGATAGGAGAAGAGCTGTTTGTCCTTTCTTTCTATTCCATTTAACTAGATAAAATAGCATCCAAAAATACACAATTTCTCAAAACTAAATGGGGAAGAAAGACATTCTTAGTATACCTCTTCTTATCTCGTACGAAGGTAGGGACAATTATCCCATAACATCAGGTGCGCAAACAAAATATGAGTCTCCCGGTGACACATGCATCTCATAGGTATTCTAAATTGAATACTATGTGTgtataaaaaaaagaataaaacaTCCGATCTGCATAACATCATAATGCCAACGCCTCGCTGTATTCCACCAAACATGCACAATTTCTTTTTGCAATAAAATCTGGAAGAGAAAACCGTGCAAAGAAACAGTGTCTACAAAGGCACTACTATCTCCAAAGACCATATGGCTCCCGACAAGCTTTCCATAACTTGATGGTTCCATCTTCACTTCCTGTGCCGTAGATTTTTCCATCGGGCGAGTAGCTCACTGACCAGATGGGACCATGGTGACCTTTTTGGACATCTACATGGAAAATTAGGTTAGCAAATGACAGCAGTGGTGTGGGCTAAGGGATGGAAAgcagaaaaggaagagaagagtGTTAGGGCCGTCCATACCAAGTTCCTCATCAGTCTCCAAATCGTATACCCGTGCCCAAGTGTCACCCGATGCGCCGGTTACGAATCTACCTGCTTGGCTATTCACAGCAACGCTGGCAAGTTCGTAATTAAAGTCCACCTTTTTCAGCAGACGGCCAGGAACAGCGCCGTCAAAAAAGTAAGCAGTTTTTCCAGCAGCAATGCTTAGGATACCTGGATCGTTCGGTATCGTTGAGAGAGTATTTAATTCGCAGCTACCGACCAACCCCTCGATGGCATATTCCATACAAGGATTCTGAGAGCGAAGATCCCACCATCTTAGCTTTCGATCGTCGGATGCTGTGGTAATGATATTGTAATCCTGATTCCAGATAATGGATTTGATCGTGCCATCGTGGACGCCGGGACCAATCTCAAAACTCGTTGCACTGGAAGAAAGGTTCGCACTGGAGCCGATACCATTTACGGGGGCGGAACCACCGTTGGCGGATCTCGGAGACGAGTTACTAGCGGACTCACTGCGAGAGAGGTCGAAAATGCGCAGCCTTTTTTCCATACCTCCAGTCGCAAGCACTTGGGGGTTATCTTGAATAGGAAAGGCGACAGCACGAACTATATGTGCATGTTGCAATGTGTATAGGCATACGCCAGTATGGGTATCCCAGACCTTGCTGTAATGCGTTGTGAGCCGGCAATGAATGTTACATTGGAGCTGTAAGAATAAACGTACGCAGAAAAGTCTGCAGCAGCAGTAGCAGCAATATTGGCATCGGCTGAGAGCCGAGCTTGCCATACAGCACCCTTATGCCCTAGGAAAGTGCCAATCCTATTGGGAGAAGTGAGAAGGCCAGAATGAACAGAATGTAAGTGAGGACACTCACCAATCACCAGTTATTCCATCACGAAGCATAGGATTGTTGTCTGTGTAGATTGGTCAGGCTTGTCATGCCATGGAGCTTGAACTGGCAATACCTTTACACGCAGAGATGAGGTAGTACTGGTCATCATCCACAACGGGAGAGAAGCTGATATGGGGAACAGGTCTTGAATGCCCATGGCAAGTCAAAGGGACAACCTTGGGGGAATCTGTAGCAATGAAATGGTTGTTAGATTCTGATAGCAAACGGTCGTCTCCCACTGGCTGGTTAAAATGCATGCGGCACACTACACCACCGAAGTGGGCTATCCTGTACGGCTAGGATAAGCTTACCAGAGGCCATGTTGCGGAGCAAAAATGATGAGATgaatataaaaaaaattaaaaagaaaaaagaaaagaaactcAGAAGTAACTGCTTAGATATCAGGAGATAGTGCAGGTTAAGAAGGAAGATGGGCTTCAGTCGTAGGCAGAACTTAAGATATGGCGTTTAAAGCAGAGTGAGGCCAATGCAGGACTTTTCGGTGGTATATAGTATTTCAATAAGAACTCCCAGCGGATAACTCAGAATAAGAAAATGGCATCAACGTCATCAAAGCGTTTCCTGTTATGCAAACCAGAGAGCACCGGTGTCTTTTCTTGAAGCGACGTCAAGAAGATAGGAAAATGTGAAAGCAAAGACGTCGAACAAAGAAGGGAtcaagaagaggaagaaggagaaaCAATGGAAGGCTAAATTATACTCGGGACTCCCCTAGTAGTCCGCGTCCATGGAGCGAAGAGATGCTGGAAGTCATTTATTAGTGTGTAAGTTTGATGTATTTTTGACTTTTGGTGCCGGCTGGAGGAGGCCAAGGGCAGCCGCACTAGGCCCGGTCGGGCAAGGCGTGCCAGCGTCCGATTTCCGCAGCGCAACTACATGGACTCCGGGCTGCCACGCCCAAAGCGACGATCAGACGGAGGGCGGCCGGTGGCGGTGTTGTTGCAGCCGCTGCCATGGGATTCTCACGGTGCTCACCGTCACTCTAACTACACGATCATCTCCGCTCCGGCAAAGACCATGGTATCAAATAGACATACGGTGTCCACGGTTAGCTCCCAATCCCCTCTCCCATCGTCACACTCCCTTGGTTGGGCCCGCCAACCATTTCTGTTGCCAGTTAATGCTATGGACGCGCACGAGTCATGCCATTTCTGGAGCCGATGGATTTGAGGACTTTATACCACGTCAGCCTGAGTCGCACCAGTTGGTTAAATGCTGCCCTATTCTTTCCCAAACGCCAGGGGATTCGTCTATATGTACTACGAAGTGTTCACATAGGTGGTATTTTTGTATGGACATATGATAATACAACGgcagcagctagagtatatgtaTTTATTCAACAGAGTTGTGGCTTTGAGGAACCTGGTAGTTGGACTGGCTCAGAATGTTAACAATTGATGGTATGTAGGTAGCTTTCATGGCATTCACTGACCCATGCTGCCTCCAAGCTCGACCCCACATGGAGGTTGGTTACTTTGTATACAGAGGCAAACCCACTCCTGCTTTGTTACAACATCATCCATCAAAAACACCACATATTACATTATAATCAGCGGCAGCTCTTTTCATACCTCTCGTCTCcaaatatattctgaatAGCTTCTAGAACCTGCACTTACGCTGTGGATCTGTCGAGATTTTGTTGTATGCCTGACTTCAAGATCTCCGCTGCTTTGGAGGGCCACAGCGATGATGTAAGTGCCGGACAACATCCAGGTAACGCGGCCTTGCGAATCTCGAGGATTTCTAACCGCCTTTTTCTCTCCAGGTTCGCGCTGTGGCCTTTCCGGATGCGAAAAAGGCAATTACAGCTTCTAGGGATGCAACTGTTCGTCTATGGAATCTCGTGTCGTCGCCCCCTCCTGCCTTCGACTATACAATCTCCGCTCATGGATCTGCTTTCGTCAATGCCCTAGCGTTCTATCCTCCCACTCAAGGCTATCCCGAAGGCCTTATCTTCTCCGGTGGCCAGGACACCATAATCGAAGCCAGACAGCCGGGTCGACCCGCTGACGCCGACGCTGAGGCCCTACTTCTTGGACATGCCCACAACATCTGCAGTATTGACGTCTGTCCCGAGGGAGGCTGGATCGTGAGCGGAAGCTGGGATTCATCTGCGCGCCTCTGGACAATTGGTAAATGGGAATGCGATACTGTTCTAGACGGTCATAGCGGTAGTGTGTGGGCCGTTCTGGCGTATGACAAGAATACCATCGTCACTGGTTCGTAGAAGCCGTTTTCAGACAGAAAGGTCAATGCTTACGGAGATATAGGTTGTGCCGACAAATCTATACGGGTATTTGACCGGGCAGGCCGATTGCGAGAGAGCATACAGGGCTCCGGCGATGTTATTCGTGCTCTCTGCAAACTGCCGAATGGACACGCATCTGGTGCGCAAATAGCCTCTGCAGGAAATGACGGTATTATACGATTGTGGACACTCCACGGCCAGCAGATCGACCAATTACATGGACATGAAAGTTTCATTTACTCGTTGGCAGTTCTTCCGTCCGGTGAATTGGTCAGCTCGGGTGAGGATCGGACAGTGAGGATATGGCAGGGGAGCAAATGTGTTCAGACAATCACACATCCAGCAATCTCAGTATGGAGCGTCGCTGTTTGCCGGGAGACTGGCGATATTATCACGGGTGCAAGTGATAGAATCGCACGTGTGTTCAGTCGGGTTCCAGAACGGCAAGGTGACGAAGCTCTTATACAACAGTTCGAAAGCGCTGTCAAGGAATCTTCCATTCCTCAAGAACAAGTTGGGAAAATAGACAAAGAAAAACTTCCCGGCCCGGAGTTCCTGAAGCAGAAGATGGGGACCAAGGAAGGTCAAGTGCAAATGATCAAAGAGGATGACGGAAGCGTCACAGCCCACACCTGGTCCTCTGCAACGCGCGAATGGGTTGCTGTTGGGACTGTAGTCGACTCCGTCGGTAGCAATGGTAAGAAGGTGGAGTATCAGGGTCAAGACTATGACTACGTCTTCGACGTTGATATAGAAGATGGGAAACCACCACTCAAGCTCCCTTACAACCTATCCCAAAACCCATACGACGTGGCGACAAAGTTCATACAGAGTCATCAACTGCCGGTGAGCTACCTAGACCAGGTTGCTAACTTTATCATGTCAAACACGCAAGGCGCAACTATTGGAGGGCCGTCCCAGCCCGGCACCCATGCCGGGTATGATTCTCAGCACGCTCCTTCACTTCCTACTTCTCGACCCAAGGTTTTGCCTCAAGCGTCATACCTCTCCATAAGAACTGCAAACATGAAAGCGATACAGAAAAAGATTGGCGAGTTAAACGCTCAGTTGGTTTCCGCCGGATCCAAAGATATCTCCCTCAGCCCATCCGACCTGGAGACAGTTTCCGCTTTGTGCAACCAATTGGAACAAACCACGACCTTGAAAGACTCTCCGCTTCTTGAAGCTGCATTGCCTTCAGTTGTCAGGGCGGCCACTCTCTGGCCTGCCGCCAATCGCTTACCGGGGCTTGATCTCTTACGCCTCCTAGCTGCTGCTTCTCCAATGACGGCTACAGAGGCATATAGCGGAGGAAACTTGGTGCAGACTATCATCTCAAGTGGTATTTTTGACTCTCCGCTCAATTCAAATAATGTAATGCTCGCAGTGCGCATGCTGGCGAATCTCTTCGAAACTGAAGCTGGCCAACAACTGGTAACAGACAATTTCGAGGAGATAACATCGCGCCTAAAGTCCGTCCTCTCAGACTCGGCAGCAA is a genomic window of Coccidioides posadasii str. Silveira chromosome 3, complete sequence containing:
- a CDS encoding uncharacterized protein (EggNog:ENOG410PHGQ~COG:I~BUSCO:9862at33183) — its product is MASDSPKVVPLTCHGHSRPVPHISFSPVVDDDQYYLISACKDNNPMLRDGITGDWIGTFLGHKGAVWQARLSADANIAATAAADFSAKVWDTHTGVCLYTLQHAHIVRAVAFPIQDNPQVLATGGMEKRLRIFDLSRSESASNSSPRSANGGSAPVNGIGSSANLSSSATSFEIGPGVHDGTIKSIIWNQDYNIITTASDDRKLRWWDLRSQNPCMEYAIEGLVGSCELNTLSTIPNDPGILSIAAGKTAYFFDGAVPGRLLKKVDFNYELASVAVNSQAGRFVTGASGDTWARVYDLETDEELDVQKGHHGPIWSVSYSPDGKIYGTGSEDGTIKLWKACREPYGLWR
- a CDS encoding uncharacterized protein (BUSCO:176748at4751~EggNog:ENOG410PHA6~COG:I~BUSCO:2158at33183), whose product is MPDFKISAALEGHSDDVRAVAFPDAKKAITASRDATVRLWNLVSSPPPAFDYTISAHGSAFVNALAFYPPTQGYPEGLIFSGGQDTIIEARQPGRPADADAEALLLGHAHNICSIDVCPEGGWIVSGSWDSSARLWTIGKWECDTVLDGHSGSVWAVLAYDKNTIVTGCADKSIRVFDRAGRLRESIQGSGDVIRALCKLPNGHASGAQIASAGNDGIIRLWTLHGQQIDQLHGHESFIYSLAVLPSGELVSSGEDRTVRIWQGSKCVQTITHPAISVWSVAVCRETGDIITGASDRIARVFSRVPERQGDEALIQQFESAVKESSIPQEQVGKIDKEKLPGPEFLKQKMGTKEGQVQMIKEDDGSVTAHTWSSATREWVAVGTVVDSVGSNGKKVEYQGQDYDYVFDVDIEDGKPPLKLPYNLSQNPYDVATKFIQSHQLPVSYLDQVANFIMSNTQGATIGGPSQPGTHAGYDSQHAPSLPTSRPKVLPQASYLSIRTANMKAIQKKIGELNAQLVSAGSKDISLSPSDLETVSALCNQLEQTTTLKDSPLLEAALPSVVRAATLWPAANRLPGLDLLRLLAAASPMTATEAYSGGNLVQTIISSGIFDSPLNSNNVMLAVRMLANLFETEAGQQLVTDNFEEITSRLKSVLSDSAATANRNLTIAVTTLYINLAVFLTSNGRSTTADSAERSLVLLDQLTKIISKEKDSEAVYRGLVALGTLVIALGEEVKAAAKEVYDLNKTLAAVMNTAAGREPRVKGVISEIKDAI